TTGGAGGAACTAAATCACTATCGCCAGAAATCAACATTGCCATATCATATTTATCTTGATAAGCGTCAATCAAAATTTGTGTTGCAATATTAACATCAGTCATTTTCTCGTTAAATTTAGGCCAAACATTTTGACATCTTTTACATTCAATTTTATCAGACTGATAATTTCCAAAAAAAATATTAACGTCGATAGCCTCAAGTGCTTCAATGTATGTATTTTGTCTTTTCTGCTTTTCAGGATTATTACTTACCCTACTAGTAAAATACTTAACCTCTACTAAAACCTGATTAGATTGCAATAAATTATTAGACAAAAGAATCAAATCCAGCCACTTACAATAATCAAGCCCAGCTTCTAACATCCCAAAATATAAGTTAAAACCATCTATATAAACGATAACTCTTTCTTTTTTTGTTAAAACATTTGTTTCACTCATCATTTTTTACTTATATTTGCAACACATAAACAACACTAAAGATAGCATCTTTAGTCCGACGCCTCTCTTGAGGCGTTTCTTTTTTTATACCCATAGTAATCTTATCAATTTCTCACAATAAGAATTGATGAAATCACATTTAAAATACATAAAGAACCCTTGCAATTAAATACTAATAAGCAAGGGTTTTGTTTTTTATAACTAAATATTAACTACCACACATTTCACAATCGTCTGGACCTGCATTTTTAGCCAGTTCAATCATTGCTCTGTATTCCTCGGCACTCATGGCCGCTGGTTCTACTGCTTCCACTGCAATTGCAACTTCTTGTTCTTTAATTTCTATTGGTTCTGTTTTTTTATCGTTGTTCAATGTAAATTTAATCGCATCCACTGCCGCTTTCGTTCTTAAATAATACATTCCTGTTTTCAATCCAGATTGCCATGCATAGAAATGCATAGAAGTCAATTTAGAATAGTTAGCATTTTGCATAAACAAGTTCAATGATTGAGATTGATCTACAAAATAACCACGTTGACGTGACATATCTATAATATCTTTCATTGACATTTCCCAAACAGTTTTATACAGTTCTTTCAAATCTTGCGGAATGTTTAAGTCCTGAACTGAACCGTTATTACGCATCAATTCTTGTTTCAACGTTTCGTTCCATAAACCACGTTCTACTAAGTCATGTAACAAATGTTTGTTCACTACAATAAACTCACCCGAAAGTACTCTTCTAGTATAAATATTAGACGTATAAGGTTCAAATGCTTCATTGTTACCTAAGATTTGTGAAGTAGAAGCTGTTGGCATAGGCGCTACCAATAAAGAGTTACGAACTCCATGTTCAACCACTTCTTTTCTTAAAGAACCCCAATCCCAACGACCAGATAGTTCTTCATCTTTCATTCCCCACAAATTGTGTTGGAATTCTCCTTGAGAAATTGGTGACCCTTTGAAAGTAGAATACGGCCCTTCTTCTTTGGCCATTTCCATTGAAGCCGTTACAGCTGCAAAATATAAAGTTTCAAAAATTTCTTGGTTTAGTTTTTTAGCCTCATCAGATGTAAAAGGCAAACGCAACATAATAAAAGCATCCGCTAATCCTTGTACTCCAAGACCAATTGGTCTATGACGCATATTAGAGTTTTTAGCCTCTTCAACAGGATAATAATTTCTATCAATTACCTTATTCAAGTTTCTAGTT
The Flavobacterium sp. WC2421 genome window above contains:
- a CDS encoding NYN domain-containing protein, with the translated sequence MMSETNVLTKKERVIVYIDGFNLYFGMLEAGLDYCKWLDLILLSNNLLQSNQVLVEVKYFTSRVSNNPEKQKRQNTYIEALEAIDVNIFFGNYQSDKIECKRCQNVWPKFNEKMTDVNIATQILIDAYQDKYDMAMLISGDSDLVPPMRAVHEIFKNKRVFAAFPPKRHNQSVSLVAKGSLTIGRKKLVDSQFQLEVIKKDGYVLKKPKHWS